A window of Pantoea agglomerans contains these coding sequences:
- a CDS encoding NAD(P)/FAD-dependent oxidoreductase: MALEHLRRVVVLGGGALGVSSALHLAKRGAAVTLVTEAELCSGASGRSLSWLNSAGERSAPYHALRMAGIDRYRTLFAADPTRDWLRFDGGLFWEADNLSGTRARHAYEKALGYDSKLVTRDSLAQADAQVEGAALAQEAILNPGEGWVSLPHLVAHLAQQLRALGGEIVEHAGKCEVLRDGKRASGVRLASGDSLRADAVLVACGPATPDVVAPLGVTIPNGSPVSMLVITAPGAHGLKAVLNTPRAAVRPNPGSTFALDHDWYEEDIRLQADGSYAIDEQVVDQLTAEASKLIKGEPLRAASWKLGLKPIPGDGEPVLGELESVPGCFVAFTHSGATLALIAGELLAEEIVTGEKQPMLASFRPERFA, encoded by the coding sequence ATGGCATTAGAACATCTCCGTCGCGTAGTGGTACTGGGCGGCGGCGCGCTGGGCGTCTCCAGCGCGCTGCATCTGGCGAAACGCGGCGCGGCGGTTACGCTGGTGACCGAGGCGGAACTCTGCTCCGGCGCCTCTGGCCGCTCGCTCTCCTGGCTTAACTCGGCGGGCGAGCGCTCTGCCCCCTATCATGCGCTACGCATGGCGGGCATCGACCGCTACCGCACGCTGTTTGCCGCCGATCCGACGCGCGACTGGCTGCGCTTCGACGGCGGCCTGTTCTGGGAGGCGGATAACCTGAGCGGTACGCGCGCGCGTCATGCCTATGAGAAGGCGCTCGGCTACGACTCAAAGCTGGTAACGCGCGACAGCCTGGCGCAGGCCGACGCGCAGGTTGAGGGCGCGGCGCTGGCGCAGGAGGCGATCCTCAACCCCGGCGAAGGGTGGGTCAGTTTGCCGCATCTGGTGGCGCATCTGGCACAGCAGCTGCGCGCGCTGGGCGGCGAGATCGTCGAGCATGCCGGAAAATGCGAGGTGCTGCGCGACGGCAAGCGCGCCAGCGGCGTCAGGCTGGCGAGCGGCGATAGCCTGCGTGCCGACGCGGTGCTGGTCGCCTGCGGCCCGGCGACGCCCGACGTGGTAGCGCCGCTCGGCGTCACCATCCCCAACGGCTCCCCCGTTTCAATGCTGGTGATCACCGCGCCGGGCGCGCACGGGCTGAAAGCGGTGCTGAACACACCGCGCGCGGCGGTGCGCCCCAATCCGGGCAGCACCTTCGCGCTGGATCACGACTGGTATGAAGAGGATATCCGCTTACAGGCCGATGGCAGCTACGCCATTGACGAGCAGGTCGTTGACCAGCTTACCGCAGAGGCGAGCAAGCTGATTAAAGGTGAACCGCTGCGCGCCGCCAGCTGGAAGCTGGGGTTAAAACCGATCCCCGGCGACGGCGAGCCGGTTCTGGGCGAGCTGGAGAGCGTGCCGGGCTGCTTTGTCGCCTTTACCCACTCCGGTGCCACCCTGGCGCTGATTGCCGGCGAGCTGCTGGCGGAAGAGATTGTGACCGGCGAGAAGCAGCCGATGCTGGCGAGCTTCCGCCCGGAACGTTTCGCATAA
- a CDS encoding RcnB family protein: MRRTQNALFLAGLLFGSLNLVPAAQAEGDAADTVPPPPQVQQQAPADTQPQGDATDSSGQPPLGPNAEEPEAGSTPSPAPDANAGSPQAQSNYDINRIIIDYKDYKIGDSVPQQYLDKSYTIVEWQKRNLPAPETGSHWTYIGGNYLLITNDVGKILKAESGDIYYRG; encoded by the coding sequence ATGCGCAGGACTCAGAACGCACTCTTTTTAGCGGGATTACTTTTTGGCTCGCTGAACCTCGTTCCCGCTGCACAGGCGGAAGGCGACGCCGCCGATACCGTTCCGCCACCGCCGCAGGTTCAGCAGCAGGCGCCAGCCGATACGCAGCCGCAGGGCGACGCCACCGACAGCAGCGGCCAGCCGCCGCTGGGACCCAACGCCGAAGAGCCGGAAGCGGGCAGCACGCCGTCTCCCGCGCCGGACGCGAACGCCGGCAGCCCGCAGGCGCAGTCGAACTACGATATCAACCGCATCATCATCGACTACAAAGATTACAAAATCGGCGACAGCGTGCCGCAGCAGTATCTCGACAAATCCTACACCATCGTCGAGTGGCAGAAGCGCAACCTGCCTGCGCCGGAAACCGGCAGCCACTGGACCTATATCGGCGGCAACTACCTGCTGATCACCAACGACGTCGGCAAAATCCTCAAGGCGGAATCGGGCGATATCTACTATCGCGGCTAA
- a CDS encoding CDP-diacylglycerol diphosphatase, translated as MRSRVYRGALLSVTALLLTGCARSDALWLVTQDLCQPNYHYRRDPAPCQQIYQPPGSGQGFSVLQNPRYQYHFILVPTQAMAGIESIALSRPGRTDYFGYAWLMRYRLMAAYGADVPEDKLGMAINSAWGRSQNQLHIHLTCLREDVRRQLQAERPYINEQWRPLPDRLLNHTYYARRVMQPAAMGIYPIASVARYFHLSPPQLAEYGVALIPTTFSGEKGFILLTTRRGWDKGNRASVESLLDKGCEILTAPSAVHAPGG; from the coding sequence ATGCGATCACGCGTTTATCGAGGCGCTCTTCTCTCTGTTACGGCGCTGCTGCTGACCGGCTGCGCGCGCTCCGATGCTCTCTGGCTGGTGACGCAGGATCTCTGTCAGCCAAACTATCACTACCGGCGCGACCCGGCGCCCTGCCAGCAAATTTATCAGCCGCCGGGCAGCGGGCAGGGCTTTAGCGTTCTCCAGAATCCGCGCTACCAATACCATTTTATTCTTGTGCCCACTCAGGCGATGGCCGGGATTGAGAGCATTGCGCTATCGCGGCCGGGCCGCACCGACTACTTCGGCTACGCCTGGCTGATGCGCTATCGCCTGATGGCGGCTTATGGCGCTGACGTTCCCGAGGACAAGCTGGGAATGGCGATTAACTCCGCCTGGGGACGCAGCCAGAATCAGCTGCATATCCATCTGACCTGTCTGCGCGAAGATGTGCGTCGCCAGCTGCAGGCCGAGCGGCCGTACATTAATGAGCAGTGGCGCCCCTTGCCCGATCGCTTGCTGAACCATACTTACTATGCGCGCCGCGTGATGCAGCCAGCGGCGATGGGGATCTATCCCATCGCCTCGGTGGCGCGTTATTTTCACCTGTCGCCGCCGCAGCTGGCGGAGTATGGCGTGGCGCTGATACCCACGACCTTTTCGGGGGAGAAAGGATTTATCCTGCTCACCACGCGGCGCGGCTGGGATAAGGGAAACCGGGCGTCGGTAGAGTCGCTGCTGGATAAAGGCTGCGAAATTCTTACCGCTCCGTCGGCTGTTCATGCCCCAGGCGGATAA
- a CDS encoding LysR family transcriptional regulator has translation MQHELQGVQAFVKVAEIGCFTRASHFLHISQPALTRRIKKLEESLGALLFERSTRNIKLTSVGREFLPKAKNLIDLYEISILSIKEMATHQSGVIALSCLPTAASYFLPAVIGDYNNHYPNIRIRILEHSASDCLEAVLNGDAEFGINMINITHPNIDFTPLVNEPFVLACRRDHELAQKPLVQWEDLNRLKLIGVRRSSGNRALIDQALESAGVRPNWFYEVRHLSTSLGMVEAGLGVAVVPSLAMPTDEDHVLVSRPLVEPVVRRTLGLVQRRESALSPAAEKFKEMLLQLWSQDAASPWINKFTSQSGSSCPQDAR, from the coding sequence ATGCAGCATGAATTACAGGGTGTGCAGGCTTTTGTAAAGGTTGCGGAAATAGGGTGTTTTACACGGGCGTCACACTTTCTTCATATTTCACAGCCGGCGTTAACGCGCAGAATAAAAAAACTCGAAGAAAGTCTGGGGGCACTTTTATTTGAGCGATCGACGCGTAATATAAAACTGACGTCAGTGGGCAGAGAGTTCTTACCCAAGGCGAAGAATTTAATTGATCTCTATGAGATTTCTATTCTGAGCATTAAAGAGATGGCAACGCACCAGAGTGGGGTAATCGCCTTATCCTGCTTACCGACCGCAGCCTCCTATTTTCTGCCTGCGGTGATCGGAGATTATAACAATCACTATCCCAATATCCGCATTCGCATTCTGGAGCACAGCGCCAGCGACTGCCTGGAAGCGGTATTAAATGGCGATGCAGAATTTGGCATAAATATGATAAACATCACACATCCCAATATCGACTTTACCCCGCTGGTCAACGAACCCTTTGTGCTGGCGTGTCGGCGCGATCACGAGCTGGCGCAAAAACCGCTGGTGCAGTGGGAGGATTTGAACCGTTTAAAGCTGATTGGCGTCAGGCGCTCAAGCGGAAACCGGGCGTTGATCGATCAGGCGCTGGAGAGCGCCGGCGTCAGGCCCAACTGGTTTTACGAGGTCAGGCACCTGTCGACGTCGCTGGGTATGGTAGAGGCGGGGCTGGGCGTGGCGGTCGTGCCCAGCCTGGCGATGCCGACCGATGAAGATCACGTCCTGGTCAGCCGCCCGCTGGTTGAGCCTGTGGTGCGGCGAACGCTAGGGCTGGTACAGCGCAGGGAGAGTGCCTTAAGCCCGGCGGCGGAGAAGTTTAAAGAGATGCTGCTGCAGCTCTGGTCGCAGGATGCCGCCAGCCCGTGGATTAATAAATTCACCAGCCAGAGCGGCAGCTCCTGCCCGCAGGATGCCCGCTAG
- a CDS encoding 4-oxalomesaconate tautomerase, producing MLKIPCVLMRGGTSKGPVILASDLPADIAERDAALLALMGAGHELEIDGIGGGAPQTSKVAIVSPSESPDADVDYLFVQVMVNERRVDTTPNCGNMLSAVGPFAIEKGLVNAQHPVTTVRIRNLNTGTLVDAEIQTPQGAVSYEGDTHIDGVPGTAAPVGLTFLNSAGCKTGKLLPTGHASDVIEGVAVTCIDMAMPMVLIDAASLGKSGGETPAELDGDRPFMARLETIRRQAGAAMGLGDVSDKVIPKPVLLSKPAAGGTIRARYFMPHNCHKSLAITGSIGIATATLIDGSVANKIVAPQPGTRNNALTHIEHPGGKISVSLLKQGDEIEKTRAAVIRTSRKLFEGDVCVPEYVLSEAI from the coding sequence ATGTTGAAAATCCCTTGTGTACTCATGCGCGGCGGTACCTCTAAAGGCCCGGTTATTCTGGCCAGCGATTTACCTGCCGATATTGCGGAACGCGATGCGGCGCTGCTGGCTCTGATGGGCGCGGGCCATGAACTGGAAATTGACGGAATTGGCGGCGGCGCGCCCCAGACCAGCAAAGTCGCTATCGTCAGTCCTTCAGAGAGTCCCGACGCGGATGTCGACTACCTGTTTGTGCAGGTGATGGTGAATGAGCGCCGGGTGGATACCACGCCCAACTGCGGCAATATGCTGAGCGCCGTTGGCCCTTTTGCTATTGAAAAGGGGCTGGTTAACGCCCAGCACCCGGTGACAACGGTGCGCATTCGCAATCTCAATACCGGCACGCTGGTGGATGCGGAAATACAAACCCCGCAGGGCGCTGTCAGCTATGAGGGCGACACCCATATCGATGGCGTACCGGGAACGGCAGCGCCTGTCGGCCTCACCTTCCTTAACTCGGCGGGCTGTAAGACCGGCAAGCTGCTGCCAACCGGCCACGCCAGCGATGTGATTGAGGGGGTGGCGGTAACCTGCATCGATATGGCGATGCCGATGGTGCTGATTGACGCCGCGTCGCTGGGAAAAAGCGGCGGCGAAACACCCGCTGAGCTGGATGGCGATCGGCCCTTTATGGCGCGGCTGGAAACGATTCGCCGTCAGGCGGGAGCGGCGATGGGCCTCGGCGATGTTTCGGACAAGGTGATTCCCAAGCCGGTGCTGCTGAGTAAGCCAGCCGCAGGGGGCACCATTCGGGCGCGCTATTTTATGCCGCACAACTGCCATAAATCGCTGGCTATTACCGGTTCAATTGGCATTGCCACCGCAACCCTTATTGACGGCTCGGTGGCAAATAAGATTGTTGCCCCCCAGCCCGGCACGCGTAATAACGCTCTGACGCATATTGAACATCCCGGCGGAAAAATATCTGTCTCGTTATTAAAACAGGGCGATGAGATTGAAAAAACGCGCGCGGCGGTCATTCGTACCTCACGCAAGCTGTTTGAAGGCGACGTCTGCGTGCCGGAATATGTTCTGTCTGAAGCCATATAA
- a CDS encoding MFS transporter — MAINTLQHNEQGADQVKASHYIRVILALALSGLAELASLFFIQPLLPILAVEYDVPVSQVSIILSAETALLAIGLLFTGTLSDHYGRKKLIIVSLLLGGALTLLCPLVQSWAMLVVLRAVIGLALSGIAAAATAYISEEVAPVVAGVVTGYFVFGNSMGGMSGRVIASQLIEYTSINTIFYGFAVSLIAVAVLVKFLLPASKNFTPTTTLNVLRVVKGAADHFKNRKLALAFVISFIIFGVFTSLYNYLAFFLKAEPFNISPANAGLISISFALSFFTAPQAGRLSAKYGSMNVLRILFLLMATGMLLTLASNVVVFIVGAVIFTGCFFGCHSIGLSWVSKNATHARGQAVALYLFFYYMGGSVIGFVNGFVFHLTGWQGMTGFIIVLLAVGVVVASYLSASENQSLPVPAESVK, encoded by the coding sequence ATGGCTATAAATACACTGCAGCATAATGAGCAAGGCGCGGATCAGGTTAAAGCCAGCCACTATATTCGCGTTATCCTGGCGCTGGCTTTATCTGGTCTGGCCGAATTAGCGTCGCTTTTCTTTATTCAACCGCTGCTGCCGATTCTGGCAGTGGAATATGATGTGCCGGTCAGTCAGGTCAGTATTATTCTTTCAGCTGAAACCGCGCTGCTGGCTATCGGGCTGCTGTTTACCGGCACCCTGTCCGATCACTACGGCAGGAAAAAACTGATCATTGTTTCCCTGCTGCTGGGGGGCGCACTGACGCTGCTCTGCCCGCTGGTGCAGTCATGGGCGATGCTGGTGGTGCTGCGTGCTGTTATCGGGCTGGCGCTCAGCGGGATTGCCGCAGCGGCCACGGCCTATATCAGCGAAGAGGTCGCCCCGGTGGTGGCTGGTGTGGTTACCGGCTACTTTGTCTTTGGTAACTCCATGGGCGGCATGTCAGGACGCGTGATTGCCAGCCAGCTGATTGAGTATACCTCTATCAACACCATCTTCTATGGATTTGCCGTCAGCCTGATTGCGGTAGCGGTGCTGGTGAAGTTTTTACTGCCCGCCTCGAAAAACTTTACCCCCACAACAACCCTGAATGTCCTGCGCGTGGTAAAAGGCGCGGCCGATCATTTCAAAAACCGCAAACTGGCGCTGGCCTTTGTTATCAGCTTTATCATCTTTGGTGTATTCACCTCCCTCTATAACTATTTAGCCTTTTTCCTCAAAGCCGAGCCGTTCAATATCTCTCCCGCCAATGCCGGTCTGATCTCTATTAGCTTTGCGTTAAGTTTCTTTACCGCACCTCAGGCGGGCCGTTTATCGGCGAAATATGGCAGCATGAATGTGCTGCGCATACTGTTCCTGCTGATGGCGACAGGTATGTTGCTGACGCTGGCCTCTAATGTGGTGGTTTTTATTGTCGGCGCCGTCATTTTTACCGGCTGTTTCTTTGGCTGCCACTCTATCGGTCTGAGCTGGGTAAGTAAAAACGCCACCCATGCGCGTGGTCAGGCCGTCGCCCTCTATCTCTTCTTCTACTACATGGGTGGATCGGTTATCGGCTTCGTTAACGGTTTTGTCTTCCATCTTACCGGCTGGCAGGGCATGACGGGCTTCATTATTGTTTTGCTCGCCGTGGGGGTCGTTGTCGCCAGCTATCTATCCGCCAGCGAAAATCAGTCGCTGCCCGTTCCGGCAGAGTCGGTGAAATAG
- a CDS encoding fumarylacetoacetate hydrolase family protein — MKLASYSHRGHKSYGIFTERGIIDLGDKIGHQYPTLKDLLQWNGLDIARQYVDFPADILPEEITFLPVIENPGKIFCVGMNYADKRKEFAETSSAPTLFVRFPDSQTGHQTAVLKPALSNEFDYEGELAVIIGQPGAAIAVDKALSHVAGYSCYMDGSVRDWQHAWFTAGKNWRRTGAFGPYMTTVDEIPDPHMLTIQTYLNGRLVQNDSTASMIHKVDELISYISTFTTLSAGDVIITGSPGGVGKKRTPPLFMHQGDQIEVVIENIGHLTNTIVEAEPQQDLLAS, encoded by the coding sequence ATGAAATTAGCCAGCTATAGCCATCGTGGACATAAAAGCTACGGTATTTTTACCGAGCGGGGCATTATTGACCTCGGCGATAAAATTGGCCACCAGTACCCTACGCTAAAGGATTTGCTTCAGTGGAATGGGCTGGATATTGCCAGGCAGTATGTCGATTTCCCGGCAGATATCCTCCCGGAGGAAATTACCTTTTTACCGGTGATAGAAAATCCGGGAAAGATATTTTGCGTGGGAATGAATTATGCCGATAAGCGCAAAGAGTTCGCTGAAACCAGCAGCGCGCCGACCCTGTTTGTCCGTTTCCCTGACTCGCAAACCGGCCACCAGACTGCAGTATTAAAACCGGCGTTATCCAACGAGTTTGATTATGAAGGCGAGCTGGCCGTGATTATTGGTCAGCCGGGAGCCGCTATTGCGGTTGATAAGGCGCTGAGCCACGTTGCCGGCTACAGCTGCTATATGGATGGCTCCGTGCGCGACTGGCAGCATGCCTGGTTTACCGCCGGGAAAAACTGGCGGCGCACCGGGGCATTCGGCCCTTATATGACCACCGTTGATGAGATCCCGGACCCGCATATGCTAACCATTCAGACCTACCTGAATGGCCGTCTGGTACAGAACGATTCCACCGCCAGCATGATCCATAAAGTGGACGAACTGATTAGCTATATCAGTACCTTCACCACCCTTAGCGCAGGCGATGTGATTATTACCGGCTCCCCCGGCGGCGTCGGCAAAAAACGCACTCCCCCTCTCTTTATGCATCAGGGCGACCAGATTGAGGTGGTGATTGAAAATATCGGGCATCTGACAAATACCATCGTGGAAGCGGAGCCGCAGCAGGATCTGCTGGCCTCGTAG
- the citC gene encoding [citrate (pro-3S)-lyase] ligase — translation MYSEQAPEFETVETGNGRVKEEIASFLQSNGLGIDKDIEQFVVARYNRQLVACAGLAGNTLKCIAVENAWRGTSLGLKIIHEAELQAMQNGEHQLFLLTHPDNVKSFQGCGFYPLVTLDNRATLMENSPVGIHRYCRQLRSHHLVAAPRIGSIVMNANPFTLGHQYLIEQAAQACDWLHVFVVEEDLSTFSFRDRLAMVQAGSQHLPNITVHPGSKYIISRGTFPGYFLKEQQRIDEVYAAIDLMMFRRYIAPALNINQRFVGTEPFCKVTAQYNCAMHHWLEDKTLMPAAAINVTEIPRMTDENNLPVSASAVRKHLHQQEMQAVKRRVPATTLPYLYRWLSERRSKQTDTELASA, via the coding sequence ATGTATTCCGAGCAGGCACCAGAATTCGAAACCGTCGAAACTGGCAACGGCAGAGTAAAAGAAGAGATCGCCAGCTTCTTGCAAAGCAATGGGTTAGGCATCGATAAAGATATTGAGCAGTTTGTTGTTGCTCGCTATAACCGCCAGCTGGTCGCCTGTGCCGGTCTCGCAGGCAACACCTTAAAATGTATTGCCGTCGAGAATGCCTGGCGTGGAACCTCTTTGGGTCTGAAGATTATTCACGAAGCGGAGCTACAGGCGATGCAAAACGGTGAGCATCAGCTTTTTCTTCTGACGCATCCCGACAACGTGAAGTCCTTTCAGGGATGCGGCTTTTATCCGCTGGTAACCCTTGATAACCGCGCGACCCTGATGGAAAACAGCCCGGTCGGTATTCACCGCTACTGCCGCCAGCTGCGCAGTCATCATCTGGTGGCGGCCCCGCGCATCGGCAGCATCGTGATGAATGCCAATCCCTTTACCCTGGGCCACCAGTACCTGATTGAGCAGGCGGCACAGGCGTGCGACTGGCTGCACGTTTTTGTGGTCGAGGAGGATCTCTCTACCTTCTCCTTCCGCGATCGTCTGGCGATGGTGCAGGCGGGATCGCAGCACCTGCCCAATATAACGGTCCATCCCGGCTCGAAATATATTATTTCGCGCGGCACCTTTCCCGGTTATTTCCTTAAAGAGCAGCAGCGGATTGATGAGGTTTATGCGGCAATCGATTTAATGATGTTTCGTCGCTATATCGCCCCGGCGTTAAATATTAATCAGCGCTTTGTCGGCACGGAGCCCTTCTGCAAGGTCACGGCGCAATATAACTGCGCGATGCACCACTGGCTGGAAGATAAAACCTTAATGCCGGCAGCCGCGATTAACGTAACCGAAATCCCCAGGATGACCGATGAAAATAATCTTCCTGTCTCAGCCTCTGCGGTGAGGAAACACCTGCACCAGCAAGAGATGCAGGCGGTTAAGCGCCGGGTACCGGCAACGACCCTCCCTTACTTATACAGATGGTTATCTGAACGTCGGTCAAAACAGACCGATACCGAACTGGCAAGCGCCTAA
- the citD gene encoding citrate lyase acyl carrier protein: protein MHILNAAIAGTLESSDLVVKVSPCEEGLDITINSEVYKQFGAQITAVVKETLAAFNVTRGQIIVEDKGALDCVIRARMQTAILRGTGRKEIMWEKLQ, encoded by the coding sequence ATGCACATATTAAATGCGGCAATAGCCGGGACGCTGGAATCAAGCGATCTGGTTGTTAAAGTCAGCCCCTGTGAAGAGGGTCTGGATATAACGATTAACAGCGAAGTTTATAAACAGTTTGGCGCGCAAATTACCGCGGTGGTGAAGGAAACCCTTGCCGCGTTTAACGTGACCCGGGGGCAAATTATTGTTGAGGATAAAGGCGCGCTGGATTGTGTTATTCGCGCCAGAATGCAGACGGCGATCCTGCGGGGAACAGGCAGAAAAGAGATAATGTGGGAAAAACTACAATGA
- the citE gene encoding citrate (pro-3S)-lyase subunit beta, whose protein sequence is MKKLRRSMLFLPGSSAAMLSTAFIYKPDSIMFDLEDAVSLKEKDSARLLVFHALQHPMYRDIETVVRINPLNTPFGLDDLEAAVRAGADVIRLPKTDTPEDIDQLEREITRIEECCGREVGSTKLMAAIESAVGVINAVAIARSSPRLMGIALAAFDYVMDMQTERGDGTELFYARCAVLHAARAAGIDAFDVVYADINDEAGFLKEVDLIKRMGFNGKSLINPRQIALLHNAYAPTQEEVDYAERVVAAAEEGERNGLGVISLNGKMIDAPIINHARVVIERKNASGIRQ, encoded by the coding sequence ATGAAAAAATTACGTCGCAGTATGCTTTTTTTACCCGGTTCAAGCGCCGCCATGCTCTCGACCGCCTTTATATATAAACCCGACTCCATCATGTTTGATCTGGAAGATGCCGTTTCGCTGAAAGAGAAAGACAGCGCGCGGCTGCTGGTTTTTCATGCCCTTCAGCACCCGATGTACCGGGATATCGAAACCGTGGTGAGAATTAACCCGCTAAATACCCCTTTTGGCCTGGACGATCTGGAGGCAGCGGTTCGCGCTGGCGCTGACGTTATCCGCTTACCGAAAACCGATACGCCGGAAGATATTGACCAGCTTGAGCGCGAAATTACCCGCATTGAGGAGTGCTGCGGTCGTGAGGTGGGATCAACCAAATTAATGGCGGCGATCGAATCGGCCGTGGGGGTGATTAATGCGGTCGCCATCGCCCGCTCGTCGCCGCGCCTGATGGGGATTGCGCTGGCGGCGTTTGACTATGTGATGGATATGCAAACCGAACGCGGAGACGGTACCGAACTCTTTTATGCGCGCTGCGCGGTGTTACATGCGGCCCGTGCGGCAGGGATTGATGCGTTTGATGTGGTGTATGCCGACATTAACGATGAGGCGGGCTTTTTAAAGGAGGTGGATTTAATTAAGCGTATGGGGTTCAACGGTAAATCCCTGATTAATCCCCGCCAGATAGCGCTCCTGCACAACGCCTACGCGCCAACCCAGGAAGAGGTGGACTATGCCGAGCGCGTTGTCGCCGCCGCTGAGGAGGGGGAACGAAACGGACTGGGGGTGATTTCACTGAACGGCAAAATGATCGATGCGCCGATTATTAACCACGCCAGGGTCGTTATCGAACGGAAAAACGCCTCCGGTATTCGCCAGTAA
- the citF gene encoding citrate lyase subunit alpha: protein MTDLTEALQNLAGSRQQYERFRGANTHTPYLADTRQKYGRKLLDSLDEVLARCDLRDGMTVSFHHAFREGDRVINAVMEKLAQKGLKGLTLASSSLMACNTPLIEHIKNGVISRIYTSGMRGALAEAISHGLMEEPVQIHSHGGRVKLIEEGEITIDVAFLAVSCCDEYGNASGSGGPSRCGSLGYAMVDARYARKVVLLTESIEPFPCMPASIVQDQVDYIVKVDSVGDPAKISVGAARVTSNPRELMIARAAADVIEHSGYFRDGFSLQTGSGAASTACTRFLESRMRKHQIVARFALGGITGSIVDLHEKGLITKLLDTQSFDSVAGDSLAKNPDHVEISNSVYANPAAKAACCDRVDIVILSALEIDTDFNVNVLTGSDGVMRGASGGHCDVAAAANLTIVVAPLIRSRIPTVVRQVTTRVTPGESVDVLVTDHGIAVNDARPEIKQRLMAAGLPVMDIEALYQRALLISGEPKPIAFTDRIVGVVRYRDGSVIDVVRQIKE from the coding sequence ATGACTGATTTAACTGAAGCACTGCAAAACCTCGCCGGATCCCGCCAGCAATATGAACGCTTTCGCGGCGCAAATACCCATACTCCCTATCTTGCCGATACCCGGCAGAAATATGGGCGCAAGCTTTTGGACTCGCTGGATGAGGTATTAGCCCGCTGTGATTTGCGCGACGGCATGACCGTCTCTTTTCATCACGCTTTCCGCGAAGGCGATCGGGTTATCAACGCGGTAATGGAGAAGCTGGCGCAAAAAGGGCTAAAGGGCTTGACGCTGGCGTCCAGCTCGCTGATGGCCTGCAATACCCCGCTGATTGAGCATATTAAAAATGGCGTGATTAGCCGAATCTATACCTCCGGGATGCGCGGTGCGTTAGCGGAGGCGATTTCCCACGGTCTGATGGAAGAGCCGGTGCAGATCCACTCGCACGGCGGCAGGGTGAAGCTGATCGAAGAGGGGGAAATCACTATCGACGTCGCCTTTTTAGCCGTCTCCTGCTGCGATGAATATGGCAATGCCAGCGGCAGCGGCGGCCCCTCCCGCTGCGGTTCGCTGGGCTACGCCATGGTCGATGCCCGGTATGCCCGCAAGGTGGTGCTGCTCACGGAGAGCATCGAACCCTTTCCCTGTATGCCCGCCAGCATCGTTCAAGATCAGGTGGATTACATCGTTAAAGTCGATAGCGTTGGCGACCCGGCAAAGATCAGCGTGGGCGCCGCTCGCGTAACCAGCAACCCGCGCGAGCTGATGATCGCCCGCGCCGCCGCCGACGTGATCGAACATTCCGGCTATTTCCGGGATGGCTTTTCGCTGCAAACCGGATCGGGCGCCGCCTCCACCGCCTGCACGCGCTTTCTGGAGTCGCGGATGCGCAAACACCAGATCGTCGCCCGCTTCGCGCTGGGCGGCATCACCGGCAGTATTGTCGATCTGCATGAAAAAGGCCTTATCACCAAGCTGCTGGATACCCAAAGCTTTGATAGCGTCGCGGGCGACTCGCTGGCGAAGAATCCCGATCACGTGGAAATCTCTAACAGCGTCTATGCCAACCCGGCCGCTAAAGCCGCCTGCTGCGATCGCGTGGATATCGTCATTCTGAGCGCGCTGGAGATTGATACTGACTTTAACGTTAACGTTCTGACCGGCTCTGATGGCGTGATGCGCGGCGCCTCGGGCGGGCACTGCGATGTTGCCGCGGCGGCGAATCTCACCATTGTGGTCGCCCCCCTGATCCGCAGCCGCATTCCCACCGTGGTCAGACAGGTCACCACCCGCGTCACCCCCGGCGAAAGCGTGGATGTGCTGGTCACCGACCACGGCATTGCCGTTAACGATGCCCGCCCGGAGATTAAACAGCGGCTGATGGCCGCCGGGCTGCCGGTGATGGATATCGAGGCGCTCTACCAGAGAGCGCTGCTGATTTCGGGAGAGCCGAAGCCGATTGCCTTTACTGACCGCATCGTGGGCGTGGTGCGCTATCGCGACGGCAGCGTGATTGACGTGGTAAGGCAGATAAAAGAATGA